From the genome of Microcoleus sp. bin38.metabat.b11b12b14.051, one region includes:
- a CDS encoding iron-sulfur cluster assembly accessory protein, protein MIHLSKTAATEVKRLKSKYPNPNALFRLGVESSGCSGLSYTMAFDGAPAPEDAVCESEGVQIAIAPQHLKYLNELTLDYSEDLMGGGFRYHNPNAAQSCSCGNSFSAR, encoded by the coding sequence ATGATTCATCTGAGTAAAACAGCAGCGACAGAAGTAAAGCGCCTCAAGTCCAAGTATCCCAATCCCAATGCTTTGTTTCGTCTGGGCGTGGAATCGAGCGGCTGTTCCGGTTTGTCTTATACAATGGCTTTTGACGGTGCGCCCGCCCCAGAAGACGCTGTATGCGAGTCTGAGGGAGTTCAAATTGCGATCGCCCCCCAGCACTTAAAATATCTCAACGAGCTCACCTTAGACTATTCAGAAGACTTGATGGGCGGAGGTTTCCGATATCACAATCCCAATGCAGCCCAAAGCTGTAGCTGCGGCAACTCATTTTCTGCCAGGTAA
- a CDS encoding phosphomannose isomerase type II C-terminal cupin domain, which yields MVQTQEISQISTLHTPISINGITATEMRPWGSFTTLEEGPGYKIKRIEVNPGHRLSLQMHHHRSEHWIVVSGTAKVTCGETEQVLFTNQSTYVPQCINHRLENPGVIPLVLIEVQNGEYLGEDDIVRFQDDYARTEKAK from the coding sequence ATGGTTCAGACTCAAGAAATTTCTCAAATATCTACTCTACATACACCTATTAGCATCAACGGAATTACCGCCACAGAAATGCGCCCTTGGGGCTCGTTTACAACTCTTGAAGAAGGCCCAGGATATAAAATTAAGCGGATCGAAGTTAATCCCGGACATCGCCTCAGCCTCCAAATGCACCACCACCGCAGCGAACACTGGATCGTAGTTTCTGGTACTGCTAAAGTTACTTGCGGTGAAACTGAACAAGTTTTGTTTACAAATCAATCTACCTATGTTCCTCAGTGCATTAATCACCGCCTGGAAAATCCCGGAGTTATCCCGCTGGTTTTAATTGAAGTGCAGAATGGCGAATATCTTGGAGAAGATGATATTGTGCGCTTCCAAGATGATTATGCTCGGACAGAAAAGGCTAAATAA
- a CDS encoding Fic family protein has product MVASTRVCSRSTSFVSIHPFRDGNGRTGRLLMNLLLLRAGYPIVIVSNQVRAAYIEAIAQAQQDNSGIHPLLDLIVDAARYSLIETLQIVATASDSQSQGLPFYQEMLAVLQQQPQKLD; this is encoded by the coding sequence ATCGTTGCATCCACTAGAGTTTGCAGCCGAAGCACATCCTTTGTATCGATTCATCCGTTTCGGGATGGTAACGGGCGTACCGGGCGGTTATTGATGAATCTCCTGCTGTTGCGGGCTGGATATCCCATCGTGATTGTATCAAACCAGGTGCGTGCTGCCTACATTGAGGCGATCGCCCAAGCCCAACAAGACAATTCCGGGATTCATCCGTTATTAGATTTGATTGTAGATGCGGCGCGGTACTCCCTGATCGAAACCCTGCAAATCGTAGCCACCGCCAGCGATAGTCAGAGTCAAGGGCTGCCTTTCTATCAAGAGATGCTAGCAGTTTTGCAACAGCAGCCTCAAAAGCTGGATTAG
- a CDS encoding Fic family protein: MLTPQENLVFVEQDSCLFLRNEFIGLLVRLYPRRLGDILHQYFAFSSTMNIYEKLQKVDRLKVWLDGFRPLSPTLVAELKKLYDVRFTYHSNAIEGNTLTQRETELVLKTGITVGGKTLREHLEVIGHRDAIDYIEMLTRSDTAIGEWEIKQIHSLIIRAIAPDEARRYRQLDVKAAGTEYLYPPHYLLSDLMPEFIQWLNSDQIKSLHPLEFAAEAHPLYRFIRFGMVTGVPGGY; this comes from the coding sequence ATGCTTACCCCACAAGAAAATTTAGTCTTTGTGGAACAGGATTCTTGCCTGTTTTTGAGAAATGAGTTTATCGGATTGTTAGTCCGACTTTATCCTCGGCGTCTGGGTGATATTCTCCACCAGTATTTTGCCTTCTCATCCACGATGAACATTTATGAAAAGTTGCAAAAAGTCGATCGCCTCAAAGTCTGGTTAGATGGATTTCGCCCGCTTTCTCCGACTCTGGTTGCAGAATTGAAAAAACTCTACGATGTGCGGTTCACTTATCATTCTAACGCGATCGAGGGCAATACCTTGACGCAGCGCGAAACAGAGTTAGTCCTAAAAACTGGCATCACTGTCGGCGGCAAAACTCTGCGCGAACATCTAGAGGTTATTGGACATCGAGATGCGATCGACTATATTGAAATGCTAACGCGATCAGATACTGCGATCGGTGAATGGGAAATTAAACAAATTCACAGCTTAATTATAAGGGCGATTGCGCCGGATGAAGCTAGACGTTACCGGCAGTTAGATGTCAAAGCCGCTGGTACCGAATACCTCTATCCGCCTCATTATTTGCTTTCGGATTTAATGCCGGAATTTATCCAATGGCTTAACAGTGATCAAATCAAATCGTTGCATCCACTAGAGTTTGCAGCCGAAGCACATCCTTTGTATCGATTCATCCGTTTCGGGATGGTAACGGGCGTACCGGGCGGTTATTGA